A genomic window from Dioscorea cayenensis subsp. rotundata cultivar TDr96_F1 unplaced genomic scaffold, TDr96_F1_v2_PseudoChromosome.rev07_lg8_w22 25.fasta BLBR01001280.1, whole genome shotgun sequence includes:
- the LOC120256073 gene encoding 28 kDa heat- and acid-stable phosphoprotein isoform X1, translating to MGRGKFKGKPTGRRNFSTPEEMIAGTSARPRTFKQEQAEDEVRDESGEEEESEEEEIERSKGTQGIIETANPNLVRPKNLKAKDADLDKTPELSRREREEIEKQKAHERYMRLQEQGKTEQARKRFRASEFDKAAKS from the exons ATGGGGAGGGGGAAGTTCAAGGGCAAGCCCACGGGTCGCAGGAACTTCTCTACCCCGGAGGAGATGA TTGCTGGTACTTCAGCCCGTCCTCGCACATTTAAGCAA GAACAAGCAGAAGATGAAGTAAGAGATGAAtcaggagaggaagaagaatccgaagaagaagaaattgag AGGAGTAAAGGGACACAGGGTATTATTGAAACTGCAAATCCAAACCTTGTAAGACCAAAAAACTTGAAAGCCAAAGATGCAGAT CTTGATAAAACACCAGAGCTCTCTAGGCGTGAAAG AGAGGAAATAGAGAAACAAAAAGCTCATGAACGTTATATGCGGCTGCAGGAACAAGGGAAGACAGAACAGGCCCGTAAAAGATTTAG AG